Below is a window of Clostridium sp. JN-1 DNA.
TTACTCCTTACAATATCTAAAAATAATTTTTTTGGTACAGGGATTTTACCTAAACTCACATTTGAAACTTTATAATTTATTCCATAATCATAAGTTAAATTTCCACTAACCTTCATAAGTAAATTAAGCCCTTTATAATTTACTGGTATATAAAAGTTAACATCACTGCCTACTATTTCAGACTTTATTCCCTTTACAGTAATATTTGAGTACTTTTTAGGTGTAAAATACATATTTATTATTTGATTTAGCTCATCACCATTTAGCTCAATAGTACCAGTTTGAAGTGCAGCAATTTGCATTTTATTAATCAGATCCGAAGAAAGCTCAACTTTATCAGCTCTATATGAAGATCCGGAAAATAAAAGAGCAAAAAACACCACAACTGCAATAATTAAAATAGTTACGAATGCCAGCAATCCTCTTTTTCCACTAGTTCTACTCATCATTACTCCTCACTTATATAAATAATTTAAAATTCTATTTCAATATCTTTAAACTTAGGAAGTATTTTATCTTTATCTGAAAGTATTATATCACTTCCAACTATTTTATCAAACGGCCAATCAATATTTATATCCATGTCATTCCAAAGTACTCCACCTTCATCTTCAGGATGATAAAAGTCAGTACACTTGTAACAAAACTCTGCTTCATCAGATAAAACCAAAAATCCATGAGCAAATCCCTTGGGTATGTAAAATTGTTTTTTATTTTCCTCCGACAACAAAACGCCTACCCATTTTCCATAAGTTTCTGATTTATTTCTCAAATCAACAGCCACATCAAATACTTCACCTTTAGTAACTCTTACAAGTTTTCCTTGAGGATGTTTTTTCTGAAAATGAAGTCCCCTCAGAACTCCCTTCTTGGACTTTGACTGGTTATCCTGAACAAATAACATATCAAGCCCTGCAGTTTTAAACTCATTATAATTATATGTTTCCATGAAGTATCCTCTTTTATCCCCAAATATTCCAGTTTCTATTATATATACTCCATTTATTTTTGTCTCTATAAATTTAAACTTATCCAAAATTATGTCCTCCATCTACATTATTTCATACTCAAAACCAATTTATGCATAAAGGTATTTTAGTATGCATTTTTATTTACAAATCCCTTAAATACAGTTAAAAACATTATCTTTATATCAAACCAAAAATTCCAATTTTCAATATAATATATATCACACTCTATTCTCTTTTCTATAGATGTATCTCCTCTCCAGCCATTTACCTGTGCCCATCCTGTTATTCCAGGGCGAACCTGATGCTTTACCATGTACTTTGGAACTTCTTCTTTAAACTTTCCGACAAAATATGGTCTCTCAGGTCTAGGACCAACAAGGCTCATATCACCTTTAAGCACATTGAAAAACTGTGGCAATTCATCTATACTTGTCTTTCTTATAAATGTACCAAATTTAGTCTTACGTGGATCATTTTGAGTTGTCCATTCTACCTTCTCATCATCTTTTTTCTGCACCTTCATAGATCTAAATTTATACATTACAAAAGGTTTCTTATTTAATCCAACTCTTTCCTGCTTGAATATTACAGGTCCTGGTGAAGTCAATTTTATCATGATACAAGTAAAAATCATTATTGGAGAAGTTAAAATTATAAAAAATACAGAGAGTGCTATATCAAAAATTCTCTTTACGGTCTTGTTTAATATATCATCAAGTGGTATATATCTCATACTTATAACTGCAGTTCCATCTATATTTTCTATATACGGCTTAGATGATAAAAACTTTGAAAACTCAGGTATTATCTGAGCCTTTACCCCATTTTTTTCACACACTTCTATTACAGAATTGAGTTTGTAATACTCTCTAAAAGGCAGCGTTATAAAAACTT
It encodes the following:
- the rfbC gene encoding dTDP-4-dehydrorhamnose 3,5-epimerase, whose amino-acid sequence is MDKFKFIETKINGVYIIETGIFGDKRGYFMETYNYNEFKTAGLDMLFVQDNQSKSKKGVLRGLHFQKKHPQGKLVRVTKGEVFDVAVDLRNKSETYGKWVGVLLSEENKKQFYIPKGFAHGFLVLSDEAEFCYKCTDFYHPEDEGGVLWNDMDINIDWPFDKIVGSDIILSDKDKILPKFKDIEIEF
- a CDS encoding undecaprenyl-phosphate glucose phosphotransferase — encoded protein: MIKENQKYLNKVLVGFDAVSLLIAIRVAWYIRFNTNLLAKPEGIYPLERYFTPLALMVPVYIILYYLFKLYSAYRFKSIFEEIFNALKANVIGMLAFTMMLYIFKEMDYSRYMIATFFIVNMILISVERSLLRYVLRCIRRSGHNLKHIIFVGLNDDTIDFMNKVNVNKHWGYKVIGILSDYYDEDKANGEQHMAFEEAAACLESNNVILGEIGELEKYLVSYAIDEVFITLPFREYYKLNSVIEVCEKNGVKAQIIPEFSKFLSSKPYIENIDGTAVISMRYIPLDDILNKTVKRIFDIALSVFFIILTSPIMIFTCIMIKLTSPGPVIFKQERVGLNKKPFVMYKFRSMKVQKKDDEKVEWTTQNDPRKTKFGTFIRKTSIDELPQFFNVLKGDMSLVGPRPERPYFVGKFKEEVPKYMVKHQVRPGITGWAQVNGWRGDTSIEKRIECDIYYIENWNFWFDIKIMFLTVFKGFVNKNAY